Genomic window (Pseudomonas azadiae):
TCGGCTTGTTCCTGAACGATCAGGAACTGAAGAAAAAGGCCAAGGCCTACGACGAAATCGCTCGCGACGTGAAGCAGGCTGCCGTACTCGGCGCCGGTATCATGGGCGGCGGCATCGCCTATCAATCGGCGTCCAAAGGCACGCCGATCCTGATGAAGGACATCAACGAACACGGTATCGAGCAGGGCCTGGCGGAAGCCGCCAAGCTGCTGGTGGGCCGCGTTGATAAAGGTCGCATGACCGCGGCGAAAATGGCTGAAGTGCTTAATGGCATTCGTCCTACGCTGTCCTACGGCGATTTCGGCCACGTCGACCTGGTGGTCGAAGCGGTTGTCGAGAACCCGAAGGTCAAGCAAGCTGTACTGGCCGAAGTGGAAGCCCAGGTCAAGGACGACACCATCCTGGCGTCCAACACCTCGACCATTTCCATCTCGCTGCTGGCCAAGGCCCTCAAGCGTCCGGAAAACTTTGTCGGCATGCACTTCTTCAACCCGGTGCACATGATGCCGCTGGTGGAAGTGATCCGTGGCGAGAAGTCCAGCGAGGAGGCGATTGCCACCACCGTTGCCTACGCCAAGAAAATGGGCAAGAACCCGATCGTGGTCAACGACTGCCCGGGCTTTTTGGTCAACCGCGTGTTGTTCCCGTACTTCGGCGGCTTCGCCAAGCTGGTCAGCGCCGGTGTGGATTTCGTGCGCATCGACAAAGTCATGGAGAAATTCGGCTGGCCAATGGGCCCGGCGTATCTGATGGACGTGGTCGGCATCGACACCGGCCACCACGGTCGCGACGTGATGGCTGAAGGCTTCCCGGACCGCATGAAGGACGACCGCCGCTCGGCGATCGACGCGCTGTACGAGGCCAAGCGCCTGGGCCAGAAGAACGGCAAGGGTTTCTACGCCTACGAGGCCGACAAGAAGGGCAAGCAGAAGAAAGTTGCCGACCCGTCGGTGCACGAAGTGCTGGCCCCGGTCATCTACGAACAGCGTGAGGTGTCGGACGAAGACATCATCAACTGGATGATGATCGCCCTGTGCCTGGAAACCGTGCGTTGCCTGGAAGACGGCATCGTCGAGACCGCCGCCGAAGCCGATATGGGCCTGGTGTACGGTATTGGTTTCCCTCCATTCCGTGGTGGTGCGCTGCGTTACATCGACTCGATCGGTGTGGCCGAGTTCGTTGCCCTGGCTGACAAATACGCTGATTTGGGCCCGCTGTACCACCCGACCGCGAAGCTGCGCGAGATGGCCAAGAACGGCCAGAGCTTCTTCGGTTAAGTGCCCAGACGACTAGAGCGAGAATATTTATGAGCTTGAATCCAAGAGACGTCGTGATTGTCGACTTCGGTCGCACGCCGATGGGCCGCTCCAAGGGCGGCATGCACCGCAACACCCGCGCCGAAGACATGTCGGCGCACCTGATCAGCAAACTGCTGGAACGCAATGTCAAGGTCGACCCGAACGAAGTCGAGGACGTGATCTGGGGCTGCGTCAACCAGACCCTGGAGCAGGGCTGGAACATCGCGCGCATGGCGTCGCTGATGACCCAGATCCCGCACACCGCGGCCGGCCAGACCGTGAGCCGCCTGTGCGGTTCGTCGATGAGCGCGCTGCACACCGCCGCGCAAGCGATCATGACCGGCAATGGTGATGTGTTCGTGGTCGGCGGCGTGGAGCACATGGGCCACGTCAGCATGATGCACGGCGTCGACCCTAACCCGCACATGTCGCTGTACGCGGCCAAAGCCTCGGGCATGATGGGCCTGACCGCGGAAATGCTTGGCAAGATGCACGGCATTACCCGTGAAGCCCAAGACGCGTTCGGCCTGCGTTCCCACCAGCTCGCCCACAAGGCGACCGTGGAAGGCAAGTTCAAGGATGAAATCATCCCGATGAACGGCTATGACGAGAACGGCTTCCTGAAACTGTTCGACTACGACGAAACCATTCGTCCGGACACCACCCTGGAAAGCCTGGCGGCGTTGAAGCCTGCGTTCAATCCAAAGGGCGGCACCGTGACAGCCGGTACTTCGTCGCAAATCACCGACGGTGCATCGTGCATGATCGTGATGTCGGCGCAGCGTGCCCAGGACCTGGGTATCCAGCCCCTGGCGGTGATCCGCTCGATGGCAGTGGCAGGTGTGGACCCGGCGATCATGGGCTATGGTCCAGTACCGGCGACCCAGAAAGCCTTGAAGCGCGCAGGCCTGACCATCGCCGATATCGACTTCTTCGAGCTCAACGAAGCTTTCGCCGCACAAGCCCTGCCGGTGCTGAAAGATTTGAAAGTACTCGACAAGATGAACGAGAAGGTTAACCTGCACGGCGGCGCGATTGCCCTGGGCCACCCATTCGGTTGCTCCGGTGCGCGTATCTCCGGTACTTTGCTCAACGTGATGAAGCAAAATGGCGGCAACCTCGGGGTAGCTACCATGTGCATTGGTCTCGGCCAAGGCATTTCAACCGTCTTCGAACGCGTCTAAGCGTTGGGTTGACGGAAGCCGGGGCCCAGTGCCCCGGTTTTTGTTTTTTGGAATTTTTAATATTTTTTTTCAACACATTTTGTAAGAGGGCCAGAGCATGAAAGTCGAACCCGGGCTCTATCAGCATTACAAAGGTCCGCAGTACCGTGTTTTCAACGTGGCGCGGCACTCCGAAACCGAAGAAGAAGTGGTGTTTTACCAAGCACTGTATGGCGATTACGGTTTTTGGGTGCGCCCCTTGAGCATGTTCCTTGAGTCCGTCGAAGTTGACGGCGAACAGGTCCCGCGCTTTGCTTTGGTCCGGGCCGAACCCAGTCTTTTTTCAGGGCAATAACCGCAGGCCGCGCAGAATGCTGCGCTTGACCTCACCTTGTTGCCACTATATATAGCGTTGCCGCGACAGGCGCCAACTGCCTTTCACTTCTCGAATTCAGGAATTTTCCGATCCATGGGCAAATCGCTGGTCATTGTGGAATCCCCGGCTAAGGCCAAGACCATCAACAAGTACTTGGGCAACGAGTACGTGGTGAAGTCGAGTATCGGCCATATCCGAGACCTGCCCACCAGCGGTTCGGCTAGCGCCAGCAAGGAGCCTGCCGCCAAGCGCGGCAAGGCGGCCGCGGGCGAAGGTCCGGTACTCACCCCTAAAGAGAAAGCGCGCAAGCAACTGGTCTCGCGCATGGGTGTGGACCCGGATCATGGCTGGAAGGCCAAGTACGAAATCCTTCCGGGCAAGGAAAAGGTCATCGAAGAGCTGCGCCGGCTCGCCAAGGATGCTGACACCATCTATCTCGCAACCGACTTGGACCGCGAGGGGGAAGCCATTGCCTGGCACCTGCGCGAAGCCATCGGCGGCGACGACAGCCGCTACAAGCGCGTGGTGTTCAACGAGATCACCAAGAAGGCCATCCAGGAAGCCTTCTCCAAACCGGGCGAACTGGACATCGACCGCGTCAACGCCCAGCAGGCCCGCCGTTTCCTCGACCGCGTCGTGGGCTACATGGTCTCGCCGCTGCTGTGGGCCAAGATCGCCCGTGGCTTGTCTGCCGGCCGTGTGCAATCGGTCGCGGTGAAACTGGTAGTGGAGCGTGAACGCGAAATCCGTGCGTTCAACCCTGAAGAGTATTGGGAAGTCCACGCCGACCTGGGCACCGCCAAGGGCGCCAACGTGCGCTTTGAAGTGGCTCGCGAGAAGGGCGAAGCCTTCAAGCCGCTCAACGAAGCCCAGGCCATGGCCGCGCTGGAAAAGCTCAAGGCTTCCAGCTACAGCATCGTCAAGCGTGAAGACAAGCCGACCAGCAGCAAGCCGTCCGCACCGTTCATCACCTCCACCCTGCAACAGGCCGCGAGTAACCGCCTGGGCTTTGGTGTGAAGAAAACTATGATGATGGCCCAGCGTCTCTACGAAGCCGGCTACATCACCTACATGCGTACCGACTCCACCAACCTGTCGCAGGACGCGGTGGCGATGGCGCGCACTTATATTGAAAGCGAATTCGGCAAGAAGTACCTGCCGGAGAAGCCAAACGTCTACAGCAGCAAGGAAGGCGCGCAGGAGGCTCACGAAGCGATTCGTCCGTCCGACGCCAACACCGAGCCAAGCAAGCTCAGCGGCATGGAGCGCGACGCCGAGCGCCTCTACGAGCTGATCTGGCGTCAGTTCCTGGCGTGCCAGATGTTGCCCGCGCAGTACCTGTCGACTACCGTCAGCGTTGCTGCATCCGACTTCGAGCTGCGCGCCAAGGGCCGTATCCTCAAGTTCGACGGCTACACCCGCGTCATGCCGCAGATCGCCAAGCCAGGCGATGACGATGTGCTGCCGGACATGGCCCAGGGCGATACGCTCAAGCTGATCAAGCTCGACCCGTCCCAGCACTTCACCAAGCCGCCGGCGCGTTACTCGGAAGCCAGCCTGGTGAAAGAGATGGAGAAACGCGGCATCGGGCGTCCTTCGACCTACGCGGCGATTATCTCGACGATCCAGGACCGTGGCTACGTGGCGCTGCACAACCGTCGTTTCTATTCGGAAAAGATGGGCGACATCGTTACCGAGCGTCTGTCCGAGAGCTTCTCCAACCTGATGGACTACGGCTTCACCGCCGGCATGGAAGAGAACCTCGATGACGTCGCCCAGGGTGAGCGCGACTGGAAAAGCGTGCTGGACGAGTTCTACGGCGACTTCAAGAAGAAACTCGAAGTAGCAGAAAGCCCTGAAACCGGTATGCGCGCCAACCAGCCGGTGATGACCGACATTCCGTGCCTGACGTGCGGCCGGCCGATGCAGATCCGTACCGCGTCCACCGGCGTGTTCCTCGGTTGCTCGGGCTACAGC
Coding sequences:
- the topA gene encoding type I DNA topoisomerase, translating into MGKSLVIVESPAKAKTINKYLGNEYVVKSSIGHIRDLPTSGSASASKEPAAKRGKAAAGEGPVLTPKEKARKQLVSRMGVDPDHGWKAKYEILPGKEKVIEELRRLAKDADTIYLATDLDREGEAIAWHLREAIGGDDSRYKRVVFNEITKKAIQEAFSKPGELDIDRVNAQQARRFLDRVVGYMVSPLLWAKIARGLSAGRVQSVAVKLVVEREREIRAFNPEEYWEVHADLGTAKGANVRFEVAREKGEAFKPLNEAQAMAALEKLKASSYSIVKREDKPTSSKPSAPFITSTLQQAASNRLGFGVKKTMMMAQRLYEAGYITYMRTDSTNLSQDAVAMARTYIESEFGKKYLPEKPNVYSSKEGAQEAHEAIRPSDANTEPSKLSGMERDAERLYELIWRQFLACQMLPAQYLSTTVSVAASDFELRAKGRILKFDGYTRVMPQIAKPGDDDVLPDMAQGDTLKLIKLDPSQHFTKPPARYSEASLVKEMEKRGIGRPSTYAAIISTIQDRGYVALHNRRFYSEKMGDIVTERLSESFSNLMDYGFTAGMEENLDDVAQGERDWKSVLDEFYGDFKKKLEVAESPETGMRANQPVMTDIPCLTCGRPMQIRTASTGVFLGCSGYSLPPKERCKATVNLVPGDEIAADDEGESESLVLRGKHRCPICSTAMDAYLLDEKHKLHICGNNPDCDGYEIEEGTYRIKGYEGPSLECDKCGSEMQLKTGRFGKFFGCTNPTCKNTRKLLKSGDAAPPKMDPVKMPELKCEKVNDTYILRDGASGLFLAASQFPKNRETRAPLVLEIVPHKDEIDPKYHFLCEAPKKDPDGRPAVIRYSRKTKEQYVQTEVDGKPTGWKAFYDGGKWKVEDKRQGA
- the fadB gene encoding fatty acid oxidation complex subunit alpha FadB, producing the protein MIYEGKAITVKALESGIVELKFDLKGESVNKFNRLTLTELRQAVDTIKADASIKGVIVSSGKDVFIVGADITEFVDNFKLPDAELVAGNLEANKIFSDFEDLNVPTVAAINGIALGGGLEMCLAADFRVMSATAKIGLPEVKLGIYPGFGGTVRLPRLIGADNAIEWIAAGKENGAEDALKVGAVDAVVAPDKLAEAALNLVKGAISGEFDYKAKRQPKLEKLKLNAIEQMMSFETAKGFVAGQAGPNYPAPVEAIKTIQKAANFGRDKALEVEAAGFVKLAKTSAAQSLIGLFLNDQELKKKAKAYDEIARDVKQAAVLGAGIMGGGIAYQSASKGTPILMKDINEHGIEQGLAEAAKLLVGRVDKGRMTAAKMAEVLNGIRPTLSYGDFGHVDLVVEAVVENPKVKQAVLAEVEAQVKDDTILASNTSTISISLLAKALKRPENFVGMHFFNPVHMMPLVEVIRGEKSSEEAIATTVAYAKKMGKNPIVVNDCPGFLVNRVLFPYFGGFAKLVSAGVDFVRIDKVMEKFGWPMGPAYLMDVVGIDTGHHGRDVMAEGFPDRMKDDRRSAIDALYEAKRLGQKNGKGFYAYEADKKGKQKKVADPSVHEVLAPVIYEQREVSDEDIINWMMIALCLETVRCLEDGIVETAAEADMGLVYGIGFPPFRGGALRYIDSIGVAEFVALADKYADLGPLYHPTAKLREMAKNGQSFFG
- a CDS encoding DUF1653 domain-containing protein; its protein translation is MKVEPGLYQHYKGPQYRVFNVARHSETEEEVVFYQALYGDYGFWVRPLSMFLESVEVDGEQVPRFALVRAEPSLFSGQ
- the fadA gene encoding acetyl-CoA C-acyltransferase FadA, which gives rise to MSLNPRDVVIVDFGRTPMGRSKGGMHRNTRAEDMSAHLISKLLERNVKVDPNEVEDVIWGCVNQTLEQGWNIARMASLMTQIPHTAAGQTVSRLCGSSMSALHTAAQAIMTGNGDVFVVGGVEHMGHVSMMHGVDPNPHMSLYAAKASGMMGLTAEMLGKMHGITREAQDAFGLRSHQLAHKATVEGKFKDEIIPMNGYDENGFLKLFDYDETIRPDTTLESLAALKPAFNPKGGTVTAGTSSQITDGASCMIVMSAQRAQDLGIQPLAVIRSMAVAGVDPAIMGYGPVPATQKALKRAGLTIADIDFFELNEAFAAQALPVLKDLKVLDKMNEKVNLHGGAIALGHPFGCSGARISGTLLNVMKQNGGNLGVATMCIGLGQGISTVFERV